The following proteins are encoded in a genomic region of Neoarius graeffei isolate fNeoGra1 chromosome 6, fNeoGra1.pri, whole genome shotgun sequence:
- the bcl9l gene encoding B-cell CLL/lymphoma 9-like protein isoform X3, which produces MSCPGQSLSGTAESVSGPGLGCGLGSGLHSDQPPHTSQQVVYVFTTSLANSAAEAVMHGHTDSILLFHQQNVPRSKLDQCTSVGKLPSLSEQLSSSITPPTGTPKSQISTPRPASVGAVIGSHLTGSNSPSSTGQPDSEVTHVHPGATPSHNNCATSHPLGSGGSGSQRVGTQGCGVDGSGIINHPSAGVSPSINPSVLSAHLQSESSQQGGQGSIEGLSKEQLEHRERSLQTLRDIEKLLLRSGAGANHEDPGGLNSNPNNGSTSNSNTGGYQGLEDEENNSGRAGRSCLSDDIPPIRGMKKHEEPLQSIISQTHNLSGPCLDDTLMVRHHSLPPHHHHSSSSGLDMGPVLGPDGLTPEQIAWRKLQEEYYHEKRRRQEMNPHTQHLRIMSEMGMPGGPHLMMRGPPPPYHSKPGDQQWGTGPIIGGGMGGNLRMMDMHQEGPRGPRFLGQMQRGPPGGGGYPGSPGGVIPMEGIGSQRSPRPGMGWLDDLAPNMAGVGPFHGCYASGGPGGPSQQMQSGMDRPLTREEMFHIIEKRQLQSLRRLDLEQLSRQQQGGLVGPRMMDNSGGPGFPNRGMGGGPPSRGDPIDISSSRTMIGSPIGGGGGPLTRDMVDSPLGGNLNINMNLNLHQQQHILAQKLREGPGSEIASPEDNTHIRTAPNGRVGANKVMVHGPDVNLQFSNQGPFPSEQEDGPYLQQSGPEMFRSDQQGTPQIGGNSRLSHMPLNAGHKADHDPCHPSDLSINVSSFGSPAMPPPHQLKSPPLSQEPSPLMPSPSITGLKSPNQLASIGPPHPPLSAPSGAGTPSATSMKSPQIIGSSLGLRSPSGSPGHHKSPGMPVASPGWTASPKTSLASPGGASNSKGIGNGGSSSTETGISLPPRSSTSTPSSQPPNMPLTSSPDAPSSQNPLSLIMSQMSKYAMPTSIPLYHDAIKTIATSEDEMPSDRLLLPGANIQGNMNNHHSTQMLLSSRGSMGPHSRPPSPTGMVLSGNQQLSLDPSGPLLPSPNPIAMPVMMGGGGGHPDGIGPCNISPVHPPSQMGGFLRMQAPLHSPVGGMGQQYPHPSEDILPSQQMHNLSKGMPNQCPPHPPDSFSSMPIGEGLDLSEVIRPTHTGIPEFDLSRIIPADKPSSTLQYFPKSEAMSQLQQTPHQGQLPHQAPSAQLLKQLSSSGPLQSNTSSSNPHIASLQNMMAEQHLPLQPSHSGLRLGIGMNQGGARSMGPGVVMGPGPICHPGHLMGRTGIPQQQQQHHHQQQVMMANSLLQHQSHMSQGTMTPQQHPHNLLTQQNMMMQAKQRGMSVPGEHFGQQGAVLSPQGPMMGPPHPQSTVIGSQGMRQRGLSLDSPLGYGPGSMANMPF; this is translated from the exons ATGTCATGCCCTGGCCAGTCTCTCTCAGGCACAGCTGAATCAGTAAGTGGGCCTGGTTTAGGCTGTGGCCTTGGTTCAGGTCTACATTCTGACCAGCCACCTCACACCTCCCAGCAAGTAGTATATGTCTTCACCACTAGCCTAGCCAACAG TGCTGCAGAGGCAGTGATGCATGGCCATACAGATTCCATCCTCCTGTTTCACCAGCAAAATGTTCCTCGCAGCAAATTGGACCag TGCACTAGTGTTGGAAAGCTCCCTAGCCTATCAGAGCAGCTCAGCTCTAGTATCACCCCTCCCACAGGCACGCCTAAATCTCAAATTAGTACACCTCGTCCAGCCTCTGTTGGTGCAGTTATTGGCAGTCACCTCACAGGCAGCAATAGTCCTTCTTCTACAGGTCAGCCAGACAGTGAGGTAACCCATGTCCATCCAGGGGCCACACCCAGTCACAACAACTGTGCAACATCTCATCCATTAGGATCTGGAGGCTCAGGGTCACAGCGAGTGGGGACCCAAGGTTGTGGAGTAGATGGGTCAGGCATTATAAATCACCCCAGTGCAGGTGTCTCTCCCAGTATCAATCCATCAGTGTTGTCTGCACACCTTCAGAGTGAGTCTAGCCAGCAGGGAGGACAAGGGAGTATCGAAGGACTGTCTAAAGAGCAGTTAGAGCATCGTGAACGTTCTTTGCAGACACTTAGGGACATCGAGAAGCTGCTTCTGCGCAGTGGGGCTGGTGCGAACCATGAAGACCCAGGAGGCCTGAATAGCAATCCTAACAATGGGTCAACTAGCAACAGTAATACTGGTGGATACCAAGGGCTTGAGGATGAGGAAAATAATAGTGGGAGGGCTGGGAGAAGTTGCCTTTCTGATGACATTCCCCCTATCCGTGGAATGAAAAAGCATGAGGAACCTCTACAATCAATAATTTCACAAACACATAACCTTAGTGGTCCTTGTTTGGATGACACTTTGATGGTAAGGCACCACAGTTTGCCCCCTCATCACCACCACTCATCAAGTTCAGGACTAGACATGGGGCCTGTGTTAGGTCCTGATGGACTAACACCAGAACAGATAGCTTGGAGGAAGCTGCAGGAAGAATACTATCATGAAAAGAGACGGCGGCAAGAGATGAATCCTCACACACAGCATTTACGAATTATGTCTGAGATGGGAATGCCAGGGGGGCCACACCTAATGATGAGAGGTCCCCCACCTCCATATCACAGCAAACCTGGAGACCAGCAGTGGGGAACAGGGCCTATAATTGGAGGAGGGATGGGAGGAAATTTAAGGATGATGGACATGCATCAGGAGGGGCCCCGGGGGCCCAGGTTTCTTGGACAGATGCAGCGAGGACCCCCAGGAGGTGGTGGATACCCAGGAAGCCCAGGTGGAGTTATACCCATGGAAGGGATAGGGTCTCAAAGATCTCCCAGGCCAGGAATGGGCTGGCTGGATGACTTGGCACCGAATATGGCTGGAGTAGGTCCGTTTCATGGATGCTATGCTTCAGGTGGGCCTGGTGGACCCTCTCAGCAAATGCAGAGTGGAATGGATCGTCCCTTAACACGGGAGGAGATGTTTCACATTATAGAGAAACGTCAGCTACAAAGTCTCCGCAGGTTAGATCTGGAGCAGTTATCTAGGCAGCAGCAGGGTGGACTTGTAGGCCCCAGGATGATGGATAACTCTGGTGGACCAGGTTTTCCTAATCGTGGTATGGGAGGAGGTCCACCTTCACGTGGGGATCCAATAGACATTTCCAGTTCTCGCACTATGATTGGCTCTCCCATTGGTGGTGGAGGTGGCCCTTTAACGAGAGATATGGTTGACTCTCCTTTAGGAGGAAACCTAAATATAAACATGAACTTGAACCTGCATCAGCAGCAACATATATTGGCCCAGAAATTAAGAGAAGGGCCTGGGTCAGAGATTGCAAGCCCTGAGGACAACACCCATATTAGGACTGCACCAAATGGCCGGGTTGGTGCTAACAAAGTAATGGTCCATGGACCAGATGTAAATCTTCAGTTCTCCAATCAAGGCCCCTTTCCAAGTGAACAAGAGGATGGGCCCTACCTCCAGCAATCAGGTCCAGAGATGTTTAGATCAGATCAGCAGGGTACTCCCCAAATTGGTGGAAACTCCAGGCTTAGCCATATGCCTTTGAACGCTGGTCATAAAGCAGACCATGATCCGTGTCATCCATCTGACCTTTCCATTAATGTCAGCTCATTTGGTTCCCCAGCCATGCCCCCACCTCACCAGCTGAAGTCGCCTCCCCTTAGCCAGGAACCTTCTCCCCTCATGCCCTCTCCCTCTATTACAGGCCTGAAATCCCCCAACCAGCTAGCATCCATTGGTCCACCACACCCTCCTCTTTCTGCACCGTCTGGAGCAGGAACACCTTCTGCCACCTCTATGAAGTCCCCTCAAATAATTGGATCATCGCTTGGACTCCGGTCACCATCTGGTTCCCCTGGACATCACAAGTCTCCAGGCATGCCAGTTGCATCTCCAGGGTGGACTGCCTCACCCAAGACTTCCCTGGCCAGCCCTGGAGGGGCATCTAATAGTAAGGGAATAGGTAATGGAGGGAGCAGTTCAACTGAGACAG GTATATCCCTTCCTCCCAGAAGTTCCACCTCAACACCCAGTAGTCAACCTCCCAACATGCCATTGACCTCTTCCCCAGATGCACCTTCATCCCAGAATCCCCTGTCCCTTATAATGTCTCAGATGTCCAAATATGCAATGCCCACCTCAATTCCACTCTATCATGATGCCATCAAGACAATAGCAACCTCTGAAGATGAGATGCCATCAGATCGATTACTTCTTCCTGGAGCTAACATTCAAG gaaataTGAATAATCACCATTCCACACAGATGCTCCTGTCCTCTCGAGGGTCAATGGGACCTCACAGTAGACCTCCAAGTCCAACTGGAATGGTCCTTTCAGGAAATCAGCAGTTATCTCTTGACCCCTCTGGACCTTTGCTGCCTTCTCCTAACCCCATTGCCATGCCAGTAATGATGGGAGGTGGAGGGGGCCATCCAGATGGAATTGGACCCTGTAACATTTCCCCAGTGCATCCTCCAAGTCAGATGGGTGGATTCTTGCGCATGCAGGCACCCCTGCACTCCCCAGTTGGTGGTATGGGGCAGCAGTACCCCCATCCTTCTGAAGACATTCTCCCTTCTCAGCAAATGCATAATCTTAGCAAGGGTATGCCCAATCAGTGCCCACCTCACCCACCTGACTCTTTTTCATCCATGCCCATAGGAGAGGGCCTGGACTTGAGTGAAGTGATTAGGCCCACACACACAGGCATCCCAGAATTTGACTTGTCTCGAATCATTCCTGCTGACAAGCCCAGTAGTACTCTGCAGTACTTCCCCAAGAGTGAGGCAATGTCACAGCTGCAGCAGACCCCTCACCAAGGGCAGCTACCTCATCAGGCTCCTTCAGCACAACTCCTAAAGCAGCTTTCTTCATCTGGCCCCCTTCAGAGCAATACATCCTCCTCCAACCCTCACATTGCTAGTTTGCAGAACATGATGGCTGAGCAGCATCTTCCCCTGCAACCATCACACAGTGGCTTACGCCTTGGCATAGGCATGAACCAGGGAGGAGCCAGAAGTATGGGTCCAGGTGTTGTGATGGGGCCTGGACCAATATGCCATCCAGGTCATCTGATGGGTAGGACAGGTATACctcagcaacagcagcagcatcaCCACCAACAGCAGGTCATGATGGCTAACAGCCTCTTACAGCACCAGTCCCACATGTCACAGGGCACAATGACTCCACAGCAACATCCACACAATCTTTTAACTCAGCAGAACATGATGATGCAAGCTAAGCAGAGGGGTATGTCAGTTCCAGGGGAACACTTTGGCCAAcaaggggctgttctgtcccctcAGGGGCCCATGATGGGACCCCCACACCCACAGTCAACTGTGATAGGATCCCAGGGAATGAGACAGAGGGGATTGTCTTTGGATAGTCCACTTGGCTATGGACCTGGAAGTATGGCAAACATGCCTTTCTGA